The Anastrepha ludens isolate Willacy chromosome X, idAnaLude1.1, whole genome shotgun sequence genome includes a window with the following:
- the LOC128869789 gene encoding uncharacterized protein LOC128869789 gives MYCDNATNFVGAERKLRELREAFLTQKQEILQYAADEGFIFAFIPPRAPHFGGRWEASVKSAKHLLVRAVGNALLTAEETVALLVEIEAVLNSQPLAPLSNNPNDGEVLTPAHLLIGCPLRALPPEKVPDNLSRCLERWQLVCPLKQQF, from the coding sequence ATGTACTGCGACAACGCGACAAACTTTGTGGGAGCAGAGAGGAAGCTGCGTGAGCTCCGGGAAGCCTTTCTGACACAGAAACAGGAGATTCTGCAATACGCCGCCGACGAAGGATTCATCTTCGCCTTCATACCTCCGAGGGCACCCCACTTCGGCGGCCGGTGGGAAGCATCAGTGAAGTCGGCCAAACATCTTCTGGTGCGCGCCGTAGGCAACGCGTTGTTAACCGCCGAAGAAACCGTAGCGCTTCTCGTCGAAATAGAAGCAGTACTCAACTCCCAGCCGCTCGCCCCACTCAGCAACAACCCCAACGACGGCGAGGTGCTAACGCCAGCGCATCTGCTAATCGGTTGCCCCTTGCGAGCTTTGCCACCAGAAAAGGTACCCGACAACCTCAGTCGCTGCTTAGAGAGATGGCAGCTTGTTTGCCCTCTCAAGCAACAATTTTAG